The following nucleotide sequence is from Aedes aegypti strain LVP_AGWG chromosome 3, AaegL5.0 Primary Assembly, whole genome shotgun sequence.
TAATCCATACtagaaagcgagcctgtttgcggcagccattagcgctcgtaaaaagctggatagtggCGCACTTTCATACAGAGCCTAAACCTAAAAATCACCCAAAATCGATTGATCAACTTTCTTTGAtaccaaatgtcacttttatggaaaaatagtaaacgtatttaaaaatctatttttttttttatattgccaagatgacgtattcaacccaatcACATATATTTGGAATGAAATACAAAGATTCAAAAGCAGACTCTAATCACGAAACAAATTTACCTTTCCAATTCGATTTGAACTCGAATTTGAGCAGAGTTTTAAAGCAAGATAAAGTTTTAAATGTATCTGTTCAATTGAGTTTCAAAATCAATATGAAAATCTAACCTCTTAAATCCAAAAAGGCAAAAAAAACAAGCCTTTGAAGAAAAAAACGCTTGCTAATTTTAATACAGAGCTTGTTGTTGCTCTGTAGCGAGCGATTCTTTTCTCTAAACCtcttgaaaccaaaatttgaacataggattaaattataccttttttgttagaGTTGAAGACTTCACACCCTAAAACTTCTTGGCTATCACCATATTAAAGGATTgaaagttttctgaaaaaagCTGTCGTaatcaaatttgtatgaagaaaGCAAGATGGAAGGAATTTTGATCAAGGATTTAATAATATCCAACTAGAGTAAGGTAGGACAAAAGCTCGACCTTAGAGGTttaatcaatattttcataataattattgcagttgaaaataaataaatatcacACAGTGAGCCTTCATAATATCtgctacaattttgccgaacaaacttgtatcaacatatttacccatttttagttaggctgatacaaatattaattttcttttatgtccgagaccacttggaaggtacgagggggggataaaaataaataaggaacaaaaaaataaaaatgaaaaaaaagttattttttcgaatttttatttttaacgatactttttaaactttttttcaatcgccatctggatcattattttacctgttttttattttaaaaatttaaaaaacctaactgatgtcaaaaaaatgatgaatctttttttttctccccttcaaaattttcggatttttgaagggggggggggggtgacataaaagaaaattaatatttgtatcagccttattacagtttcaaaattgattgtcttaaacgaatttttgccccaccgggaagagttcgaatctagtatgGGGTAAAAGTTCGCTGGCCGATACACAAAATATCGACACTTTTGCGACAGTTATACTTTATATGGgatagtacacaaattatgtcacgcttaatttcaactttttcgacctcctccccccccccctttgtcacgctttttgtatgagtcctccgaaaattttgtaagggttgtcacgcttggcttgacacCTCCCCCTCCCCCTTTAAGCATGACATCATTTGTGCATGACTCCTATCAGGCATGAACTTATGTTTACAGAAAAGTTGTCTATCATAAAATTTCCCAAatcagggttaattgtaatatacccaaagatttttttcacaaaattgattttggctatttgtatttttttccgcGAGTTTATGTATTGGTCGAACTTTTGTCACGCTGATCCGAATTTTTGCCCCCCTTTGGGCTgaaaattgattccaaactttcatgaaataatTAATAGGCCTTAGAACGCCCTTACAAAGGAAATGGGAAAAGATGTTATCCTTATTTGGTTgaccaaaaatataaattttcacataagAAAGCAACAAATAGTTATAATTTTTCCAacttttaaacgatttttatgatatttgtcttacttgaatagcattaaAATCTCTATGGTATTTATAtgctttgatttgaattgagctagaaatcttaataAGAAACTCCTGTCTtactcaaacttttgccccactttactgtACTGTTCAATTTTGGGCTTCTAAAAAACGAAAAAGAAATCGTACCGGTTTCAAAATATAAATGTACGACTGAGAAATACATATTTACCGAAAAATACATGAGCTCATTCAATCAGTTTTTATACAGGAGACTGACATAGATGTAAGAAAAGGTCGCCTAACGAACAGTAAAGCGCGATTAAGGAATTTTGTGATTATACATGTATAAAATTCTAATGTTAGTGTTACATACAGAAAATTGTTTGCAGTTAGATTGGTTCAAAATtgcaataaaaacataaaaaagcatTACTCATCACTATCTCGTCATCAATCTTGAAGCAAATAATATCTATTTTTCTTACGTTCAACGTCTtccaatgggttacatgcataccctgattcgctactcgccacatagtaacgcacttgcgctagtgtctatgcacgaaaaatcgctaaaaggtaaagcgaaaaatatttgtatggcgaaatgcatctaacgaattttttctcaaaattgggaactatttgcgaaaaaatatttggtaccggttgtaccaaatattttttcgattaatgctttcatttacgagaaatttgaagttagatgcctttcgtcatacaaaatgaaacgagaaaacttatgctgatcaactgtgggcaagagcaaagcaggtaatccattacatacattttacatgaaaaatacaTCTGAACAGAATTGATTTGGGGACAGACCTGGTATAGTGATTAGAACACACGCCGAGAacttgggatcgaatcccatatcacgcaaaaaaaatgttgcgtaattaaaataaataaaaactaaaGTCATATTATAAGCGCTTCTAGAAGAGTTATAGTCATgtctaaaaaaatcttcagtttGAACAAGGTTTTAGGTTTGCTTTACAGAAACAAATAGTAACATGGTTTTATTATCTTATCAATCtaaaaactttagaaaattGGGACAAtacaacattgaaaaaaaaaatgttgtgacatCTACGACTTTACACggttcgatgttttttttttacgaatccACCACTATCTTATTATACGTAGAAGGATTTCAATGTTCACAGTTTTGCTGTCATTTAATTTGCATGTCTAATTAACAATACAACTACAAATGGATCAAACCAGACATTGAAGATAATATCTCTCTACCATCCAAAGATGATCTAAGTGATCAGATAAGATTGTAATGCCtgcaatttattattattttttatttggtttGAATTTGTACACAAAACTCAATTTATTGTATGGTACATTTATTCAATTTATGAATTCACGAAAACTGCACACAATTTGAATAGAAAACAGTTATAAAAAAGCTCCTGCACATCTTTTCTGtgtacaaattttattttagtttttacaTATAAAGCCTCCTGAATTttagggttttagaattttaagataaaatatttAGATCTTAGACCTACAACACAAGCCTAAATTACATtgtatttcttttaaaattctaccattcacagggctggtagcgactgaatgCCTTCAAAATAATGGCTTCTGAGACCTTATGcttaaattattattatcttaAAACAAGAGACCAAAAATAACCGATCGAAGACCAAAAAGTAAAGACCAAGAAAGTAAATCTAATCCATGCAGGGATCAAGAaatcaaagttttcataagaaTGTTTCCGAACCTCCGGTCCCTACTGCTCGTATCCCTTGCATGTTTCCCATGAATTTAATTAGAAACCAATTCAGATAGGGTCATTTGAGTCGAGAATTACCAGCTCGCTATTCGAGACCGACAATTAACACTTCATGCCGCACGTAGAGTAAGCCCAATGGCCAATAGTAAAGTACACTAACGTTTTTTTTACGTCGGTCAATGTCCCGCGAAAAAAACtgcgttattaaaaaaaaacgacgtGAAAAACCGCGTTATTTCATATATATATACCGCGTAAAAAATATCAGAGCTTTGGGATGATGTTGTTTTAATCCATATGGGACGGTTATGATTTTATGGGCAGACAAGCCTTTCCAAGTTTGTCTGtaggaattactatgggaaaccaAAGCAAATCTGTTATAGCTTTTTAAATGTGGTTTATCGATCGTATTCCATGCACTAATGGAAATAAAAACCAATAAAGAGGAATCGAtcactatactgcccataaacgcataattgtcccatgtgaataggaaatccagcaaacatgagactgacatgcgtttatgggcagtatagccgGGCCTGTATGATATTGCTGCGTGCGTTTGAAATGCTAATATccaatgcgggaacaccaaacgctaagatttttcaacaaggaaggcaAAGTCAACGATTGGTTTTCATTGCttggttggcggtgatatgtgggttaatagggtcctaaagccctatcccaattttagtgccaaacgcttgagtttaggtcaaaaacatatgtttactcaattttctaatattttccgatggtttaagtccaaaaaacattttttttttttaatttcgtcacaccccttggtttaaactcaaattttgggtatattttgttttccgtgtcccttccgaaatgtcagaaaggaacaaccccggtgttaaaaatttgaacccctgtggtaattttgtcgactaagcgaacgtcaaacatgatctcaagtgtcaaggttcatttatggatccaattttttaattaaagtttaaatacgATATAtacgttatttgagcgggaaaaaaatgctaaagtagttacagtaacatgctctttcgtgttattaaatgaaaacaagatttcattaaacattttaggaccctattctacgagtggcgtgagtgAGGTGACaatccatttgatttacatggcgagtcacttcactcgagtcgagaatggactacctgctttgctcttgtccacagttgatcagcataagttttctcgtttcattttgtatggggaaaggcatctaacttcaaatttcttataAATATAAGCattaaacgaaaaaaatatttgttaggCTTGATAGCTATCAGCATTGCGTACAACCTGTACCaaatagtttttaaatatttttttcgaaaatagttccaaactttgagaaataattcgttagattcATTTCGCCACACAAATATTTTTcacgttaccttttagcgattttcgtgcatagacactagcgcatgtgcgttagtatgtggcgagtagcgaagcagggcatgcatgtaattcattgggccgtatgaataaaatgtagtaaagttgagtttactacattctcggtagtaaacgctatatgtggaacacgagtggaacatgtttgtgtcattttcctttctacacctttcgaacatactacaaacaacgcattgctatgaataaaggtagcatttactacaaagctactggtagttagcttcagaggttgctacacatgctttgagtttgtggaattgaatggaataatttacttttgagtaaaaatcatgggaaaacgatatgagttttgatatatcggaaggtattttaagttttgcaaaggaattctgaggttacgaaaactttcgctccgccaattctgagattccggtaagattaccggcagtagcaatttgtaatatccgtgtgaattctggcattacgataattatgttattttctaggaattttaggatgtcggtaggaattcagatattgataaagtaattctgaattttacgtgtaaattctgacatctcagatttccttttgaattccggaattcctgtaggaactttgagattccgatagggatgtcggattttttatgataattctgaaaatttaaataccattctaggaatattgcggaaatattaggaatctggtaaaaactctagaattggggtgggaatgggattccgaatattaatctcttggaattctgtgggtatctttgagacgatatttctgtaagaatctatgagattgcggtgggattcctgcgaattatcgtgtgaatatttgtaattccgaaattcaatctttgtaattattgtaaaaacctttaagattccgttgatctccagttccgttggaatttcaaagtaaagctttaatataaacgttttgaatgtcggtaaatattttatagattttaatgggattttttgtggaatcgttaagaattttaataatttcaaagggaaccctggtgttttaggggagatcctcattgtattctaacgactaccaatggaatcactacaattctcataaaaatctctacattctaagttctagacattccaaggatactatcagaaaccccaccaaaataacgagaatatcacagaaacacttagaacatcggaattcaacatgctgttaagaaaacacacggggagcatcaaaattctaccgcaatttcaccagaatctcagtactggtgctagaaaatatgtggttcctaatttgatagccgtaatctcaagatctcttcataaatgttaagctagtatttaaaaaatcatcggcgttggcgaaggccgaaaaccacccagaaaattctttgatgtaccatcatcataaaatcatagacatagagagaataccagactaatcgcaaaattacactacaaatcttgtcaaataacagcaccttcatgatttgtgcaaattgtcgcgtaatcgattagattccatgcattttcttcatatgcatgattgtattaattttaagcgtcactctgaacagattattctttacgtgcagaatcactctgcactctgaatggaaatttcttaccgtgcagcttcagtcactgctcattagactgatgcaaattttgaagtttttgctcccctatgcttaaacgatgtcaattatgatgaaaatgatcctcccaaaatttgaagtgattcggaagaaatttggttgtgcacacgctatttgaagtttatatggaaattactatggaaaaggcaaaccttttgtgttcagtcccctaactgctcgtcaaaataatttatggaaaagtgaacacactcatctcatgtgaaaacttcccagctacaactttgccgaagaccacatttcgatgggacataaggataatttgttattattgataacaaagtcttaaTCATGCTgcgatgatcattcaattactttcagagcaacactgcttttttgctgtagaacatagtagcctggattactttgatctattcttcccgccaggagcaccactgttgcctgccgaacagttggagaagcatgctacatgcaaaccaactttatgatgatgaataacaatttatcctgaggtccaattaaaaagtggtcttcggcaaagttgtagctgggaggatttcacattagaagaatttgttcacttttccataaaatattatgacgaagagatagaaggcttaacacaaaagattggcgttttccatagaaatctccatataaacttcaaatggcgtgtgcacagtcaaatttcttccgaatcacttcaaactttgggaggatgctatttaccataattaaaatcgtttaagcataggggagcaaacatttcaaaatttgcatcactctactgctcatgttcgaaagtagtaagtactacatgttcgaaaagttttttattcattccaaaagtgtagtaaactttgtggattttgtttttgagtagatgctacatgtagtaaagttcaaagttttttattcatatcacccattgtcacctcgctatactgcccatactcgcataacagtcccatttatatagggAATCCCATAGAATATGAGACTGTTATGcaagtatgggcagtatacgacaccgacaatgggttacatgcatgccctgattcgctactcgccacaccgtaacgcacatgcgctagtgtctatgcacgaaaaatcgctaaaaggtaagcgaaaaatatgtgtatggcgaaatgcatctaacgagttatttctaaaaattgggaactattttcgaaaaaaatatttggtccCGATGGTGCGTAATGACGATGGCTATCACGCctgccaaatattttttcgattaaagctTCCATTAacaagatatttgaagttagatgcctttccccatacaaaattgaacgagaaaactcctgctgatcaactgtgaacaagagcaaagcaggtaatccattgtcacctcacgccactcgtagaattaacctaaaggtaaccaaaggatacttagcaaccatgatgtgTTACCGCGTTTGAAGCTCACGTTCAGtaggtattgctgtttgcgtttgaggATTGGCacctcaaacgcaaacagcaatacctactgaacgcgagatatgtactgtatgatactaaattcgaatccatggcccacttgattttgctgAAATCAGGGAATGCAAAAAGGTTTTCGATTGAAAGAGTATTCAGGGATGATCAATTATTCTCAATGGGAAAATAGTGACTGTTGATCCTTGTTCCTGATGTGCTGTGCAATTTGTGCAAACAGCCAAGTGAGATGCCCTCAGAAGATATTTGATTAGATTCCTTCTAAATCCTCGCGTCGAGTTTTGCAAGTCCTAATTGTAGAAAGGTTGCTGCTTCTGTACTGAAGCATTTCGAAGTCTATGCATTTTACTGAATGGTTTGTGATATCGTAGAATCAATCAGACtcaagtttaattttttttttgtattttattcaaattcaagATACGATCTTTCCACATTCCAATCAATCGACACGATTGAGAGAGAAAACAAAAATGAGAAAACGGTTTccattgttttgtttgtttgctGTTGTTCTTACACGGTAGGTACGCAAATTACACAggagaaagaaaaaaatcctattacACAGCAGAGATCGAGTGCGGACGGACCCCGGAGGAGGtgaacaaaaataaacacttaTTACTGGGGGTACTTTTgctactctctctctctctaatAGGGATAACACACACTTTCCTCCGGGCGCGCCCCTCACACACTCGGGTTTAAGTTTGTCTAAGTAATAATATTTACGCTTCTTTTTTGAACTGAGAGAGTACACCTACTACAATGTCTTActttttcttgtttttgtttttcttgaCCTAAGAATACAGTTTTTTTTGTCGTTTTCTCCATACATATTTTAATTAACTTAAAATTAGGTATGCtcttttgtagatttttttcgggttttttttttttgttttatatttttacgtTACTGTTGCATTTAGTATTACATGgccttccttaaaaaaaaataagttggaTGCACATATGTATGTGTGTGAAATAGGTAAAATGAAATTGTTCCGGTGTGTGGTAAGAGAAAATACGTCAGGTTTGTAATTTTGCATGTGTGGTTTGTCAGTTTTACATTACAGAGTGTAGTCAGACGAAAAAAGATATCAAACTGTCACTTCACACAGCGCGTCCCGCCATTCATTCGCCTACTTGGGTTTTGAATTTAGCTGATTCCGCGAGCTCAGGTCCAAATGTTTTTTCGTCGTTTCCGCGTGCCTCTCTAGGTTTACAAGTTTTGAATTTCGTTCTGATCTAAAATCCTGTCACTGACcggttttttttgtgttttttataCTGCTCATGAGAAGTAAGGCCCCGAACATttatacaataaattaaaaataatattttttttgtatttttgtttacTGTGTTGTGGGGGTGTTTGCTCTAATTAGTAGTTCAGTCGCTTTCCTCTCCGGACTCATCATCGTCATCTTCGGAGTCCTTCTTTTTGCTCTTCTTCACGACCTTCTTGGCACCCTTGCTCTTCTTGCCCTTGCCGGCGTCCTTGCCACCGCCATTTCGCTCGAATTCCTGGACGGCTTTGTTGTACTCGTCCTTCATCTTGGCGGCCTTGTTCTCCCATTCCTAGTAGGGGGAGGTGGGGAAATTAAGGGGGTCATCGTTAGAAATCAAATAACTCGAAAAGAGGAGATATAGGGGAATAGGTTCAATAATGCGACACTTACGCTCTTGTCCTTCATGGCTCTCCATAGCTCACCACCTCGCTTGGCGATCTCCGTCACCTTAATTCCGGGGTTCTCCTTCTTGATCTGTTCGCGGGCAGAGTTGAGCCACAGCATGTAGGCGGATAGAGGACGCTTTGGTTTCTCggccattttgaaatttggtttGTGTTGTTACAGTTAACAAAGAAACGGAGATCTGCAGAATAGTAGggagaagaagaaagaaacCGTTAGTAGCTGTTTGCTTGCGAATGGAAAATGAAGAGCAATGTTGAACCCTATTCGAAAATGCGGCGCTGCTTTGTTTGTACTTTGCACTGCTTAATTGTCTTCCCCTAAAAGTGTTCACTCAATCTCGACTGACCACCTGGACGTTCGCTCCCTCGATGCTACTCTGTGCTAAATCGTTTATCAGGAACGAGCGAACACTATTATCACAGCCAACTGAGACGACTATACACTGAGGAAAAATATACGTAGGTTTTCCCTTAATCACGACATACGGATCagttaaattatgaatttctataTCAAAATAAGGTTTCCAAGAGAAGTGCTTGAAAAACAACGTTCAGTTGCctaaatatctcaaaatcaaaaaaaaaattgtttatcaatagtagGGGAAGAGCACAAGTTTTCGATCCATCCATACGATTTTGGAATactttgtgaaaattgtaagcCAAAGGACATATATAAAATGAAATGGAAAAATATATACAGAAAAATTAAGACATTTTCCATGtccaaacggttgatgcaagtgtaAAACCGTCATTTTTATCCAAATGACATGCCAACTGAGTTGGTATtttgatttaaactgggaaatttgttagaaaatggcccaaagggtccaaaatatattggggtCCTAATAATATTGATAACACTATTTGAATAATCGCTCTTAGAATTAGTGAAGCAGTGCTTTCAAACGAACGAATGTCatctgacacgatgacatttccCTAAGTCATAAATGGTTGTACGATTTTCAGATATGTTCAATCATAAACTACAAGAATAGTTTAATTGTGCTTGTTATGTCGAATGACATTTTTCTTTGGTACGTTCGTTTAACtgctcgtgttgtgaatgctGAGGGCAAAGTCTGTCGAATGTCAAGGAAAACGTGTCgacgactaccgtgattgcttacaacactagTGAGAAAAAAACGATATTATAAGATCTCTAATGGTAACGACTAGAATTTGTTGAGCCATTGCCTTGCGAACTATAGTGAAAACCTTTCCAATAGCTTTAGCATTGCTCTCATTGTTGCATAGGTCATTTAGTAAAGTTCAGTGAGAATTTCTAGCAAAAATCGAACGTTGTTTCgaatcttatgaaagagagaaaaccagCCAAGAAATCAAATCACAAGCGTTCTCTCATATGCAATTTGCAGATTAACTTTTAGCTCAGTGTACATCGTTCACCTATCTGGGTGCGAAATGAACACTCATCGCAGCCAACTGAGACGACGAAGATAACCGACTGAAGTCAGAAGAAGGGACGACCAGAGAAGTCGAagtaaaaaatcaattttaataaGGAGAAGACAAAATCGCCGCCTTCCACGTCGTCGAGTCGATTGAAAAAAGCGACACGCATACGCGCGCTTTTTCAATAGGGCAAAAAAGAGCTTCCATTATTATATATAGAAAGGATCTACGTCACAACACACCACACAGAGTAGACGACGAGAAGATGGTCGTTGGTGCTCAAAATTAACTGCCGTTTATGATATTTGATCACGCGCCAGAGAGAAACGTTTCAAAAAACAGCAACGGCAGCAGTTTGGAGGAATTTGTGCATGAAAAAGGAGCACACGAGAGAGAATCGACCGGTAGCACCAGTAGTAGTCAGCCAAGCAACGGAAAGGTGATGGTTAACGATATGTGGCATCTGttggaaatttcaaaaatgcgCGCGCTTACTTGGATTCGTTGCTGGCGAGTGAACGCTCCTAGCATGGCATATGCCAAGAGCGAAGGGAGGCGATGAGGGAAATGAGAGGCGAAGCGTTCGTTATGAAACGCTTCAcgtgatattttttgaattggtgcgtttgatttttttcgttgATAGGCGATTGAAATTAGTCAGCAACAACGAAAAGAATTATCTCTTAAACTATGCTGCAAGTTGTAATAATTTCAACCAGTGCTGATAAAtgtcaaaatgtttgaaaatttcaaatgctaaTAGCACCCTCCCATGCGAAATATCGCATCAGCAAATATTGCCAATCGATAGTAATTCGAAAAATGCCAcagggaaaaacattttccgattacTTTTTCCACGAGGAAGGATGATATTaaccatattcaattgtcaaagtcacgtaTTACCTATTGATTTCAACAATAGGTAATTCAGTTGACTTCTTTGATTATCATCAGAAATGAATGCTCGATACTGAAGAATCATCGAAAGCTCTAAACTCATAAtgaaattcaatgcatttgaatAAGGATAAAACAATCTTACGAAATGTAGAAGattcatttcaattgaaaatcggtcattTTCTGGTATGATTATACAGAGATCTACCTGATACAGATCTGATCTGATGTAAATTTGACACTGATTATCACCAGAATAGTTAGCATTCAATCAGTTTCAGATTGGATGAAGACTTCACGAATAGATTTCAAACGACGAATGTCAATCGAATAAATGAGACGAAGTTCTTCCAAGTCATGACTATCAAATGTGCAATAAGGTACCAAGACTCGAATGGTCGGCTTGAAATGCACCAAAAACCAGA
It contains:
- the LOC5574783 gene encoding high mobility group protein D — encoded protein: MAEKPKRPLSAYMLWLNSAREQIKKENPGIKVTEIAKRGGELWRAMKDKSEWENKAAKMKDEYNKAVQEFERNGGGKDAGKGKKSKGAKKVVKKSKKKDSEDDDDESGEESD